From the Luteolibacter sp. Y139 genome, one window contains:
- a CDS encoding RNA polymerase sigma factor: MPGEKPHVSFFATTRWTLVGDAGAEDPARAREGLAELFRIYWPPLYRYVRRLGHGEHDAEDLVQGFFAHLWEGQGLRHADVDRGRFRAFLLGTLKHYLANEWRHAHRQKRGGFATRISIDRRDAETGLALDPADPLSPDVLFDREWAMALLDKVLADLEAEEEDFARWKPFLGMGSNRIAYAEIAEKFGMTEGAARVAVHRLRKRYRHRLREEIARTLVSGDLVDEEMQALFAALAES; the protein is encoded by the coding sequence ATGCCCGGAGAAAAGCCACACGTCTCCTTCTTCGCCACCACCCGCTGGACTCTCGTCGGCGACGCGGGTGCGGAGGATCCTGCGCGGGCACGCGAGGGATTGGCGGAGCTGTTCCGCATCTACTGGCCGCCGCTCTACCGCTACGTCCGTCGACTCGGCCACGGAGAACATGATGCGGAGGATCTGGTGCAGGGATTCTTCGCCCACCTTTGGGAAGGCCAGGGCCTGCGTCATGCCGATGTCGACCGCGGGCGTTTTCGCGCATTCCTGTTAGGCACGCTCAAGCACTACCTCGCCAACGAATGGCGCCATGCCCACCGGCAAAAGCGCGGTGGCTTTGCCACGAGGATCTCCATCGACCGGCGCGACGCGGAAACCGGGCTCGCCCTCGATCCCGCCGACCCGCTCAGCCCCGACGTGCTCTTCGATCGCGAGTGGGCGATGGCCTTGCTCGACAAGGTGCTGGCCGATCTTGAAGCAGAGGAAGAAGACTTCGCGCGATGGAAGCCGTTCCTCGGCATGGGCAGCAATCGCATCGCCTACGCGGAGATCGCGGAAAAATTCGGCATGACCGAAGGAGCCGCGCGGGTCGCCGTGCACCGGCTAAGGAAGCGCTACCGGCATCGACTGCGCGAGGAGATCGCCCGCACCTTGGTCTCCGGTGATCTGGTAGACGAAGAGATGCAAGCGCTCTTCGCCGCCTTGGCCGAATCGTAG
- a CDS encoding FecR domain-containing protein, with translation MSRPSETVPLIHELVDGTIGKEDFARLQEILLRDPAARKDYYALLCTDQMLVDTYEMPEHLAAHAKVVTVPTVKRRKIGKLLLALAAVLVAGFFTAFVIHSNTPRVTMTATADSHFLIDGKEATSKFWKKGEVLEVHDGVLLVRLNPSAEASIDGSASLRLLNNDGDLELRRGRIFFHTAADSPGFEVKVAGATVRHVGTDFGIRALDDGSCDVHVLGGSVEITRPGEDKLVLSTGESASWRDGGPTRRAAAERTAFRQLPPVEQVIFDDDFSEPAGTVLAGKQPDIGKPWKVVEQQGIMTTGDGQLDTSGGFRHLGAIFADPPAGEGREVLVATFTTTPPAVMGDKKTRRSGIERITLIDANGKRLCSVVALARENHCWRLRDDIAGRESSLTRLSALETHDLTLRYDPSAGRITLHAGTNAQGETLAELDTEAKVMPTSLELWNDYGGDFALSRLTVRHVRYP, from the coding sequence TGCACGGACCAGATGCTCGTGGACACCTACGAGATGCCGGAGCACCTCGCCGCGCATGCGAAGGTGGTCACCGTTCCGACGGTCAAGCGGCGCAAGATCGGCAAGCTGCTGCTCGCCCTCGCCGCCGTCTTGGTGGCCGGATTCTTCACCGCCTTTGTCATTCACTCGAATACGCCGCGGGTGACCATGACCGCCACCGCGGACAGCCATTTCCTGATCGATGGGAAAGAGGCGACTTCCAAGTTCTGGAAAAAGGGCGAGGTGCTCGAGGTGCACGATGGCGTGCTGCTCGTGCGATTGAATCCCTCCGCCGAAGCCAGCATCGACGGCTCGGCAAGCCTGCGGCTGCTGAACAATGACGGCGATCTCGAGCTGCGCCGCGGCCGAATCTTCTTCCACACGGCAGCGGACAGCCCCGGCTTCGAGGTAAAGGTAGCCGGAGCGACCGTGCGGCACGTCGGCACCGACTTCGGTATCCGCGCGTTGGACGATGGGTCCTGCGACGTCCACGTGCTGGGCGGCAGCGTGGAGATCACACGACCGGGGGAGGACAAGCTGGTGCTTTCCACGGGTGAATCCGCATCGTGGCGCGATGGTGGACCAACCCGGCGCGCTGCCGCAGAGCGGACGGCTTTCCGCCAATTGCCGCCGGTGGAACAGGTGATCTTCGACGACGACTTCAGCGAGCCAGCGGGCACGGTGCTCGCTGGAAAACAGCCGGATATCGGCAAGCCGTGGAAGGTGGTCGAGCAGCAGGGCATCATGACAACGGGCGATGGCCAGCTCGATACCTCCGGCGGCTTCCGCCATCTCGGAGCCATCTTCGCCGACCCACCGGCAGGTGAAGGCCGCGAGGTCCTCGTGGCGACGTTCACCACCACGCCTCCAGCGGTGATGGGTGACAAGAAGACCCGCCGCAGCGGCATCGAGCGAATCACCTTGATCGATGCGAATGGCAAGCGCCTCTGCTCGGTGGTCGCCCTTGCCCGCGAGAATCACTGCTGGCGTCTGCGCGATGACATTGCCGGCCGGGAATCCAGCCTCACCCGCTTGTCCGCGCTGGAGACGCACGATCTCACCCTGCGCTACGACCCCTCAGCGGGAAGGATCACGCTCCACGCCGGCACCAATGCCCAAGGGGAAACGCTGGCCGAACTGGACACGGAAGCGAAGGTGATGCCCACGTCGCTGGAGCTGTGGAATGACTACGGCGGTGACTTTGCCCTGAGCCGGCTCACCGTCCGTCACGTGCGCTATCCTTGA